The following is a genomic window from Aquificota bacterium.
TTCCTGGTAAAGTTGTAGGAAAGGGCGAAAACTTAATAATAAATCTATTCTATTCGGGAGAAGGCAAGTGGGGAGATAGGAGCAAGCCAAGGGTGCCTGTTCAAAAGGACCTTAATTTCACAGTACTTATAAAGATAGATGGAATTTATAGAGCCTTTGAACCTATGGATATCTCCGAAGTTGGTCTGTCTCTGATAACATTTGATGACTCTGTATTACCTATGATGATAGGTAAAAGTTTGGAATTTAAAATAACAGGCAGAGAAGAATTATCCGGTGTATCTGGCACACTCCGGTTGGTGGGAATTATGGAAGATAAAAATGTGATAAAGCTATCATGTGAAATGGACTTAGATGATGCAGACACAACAAAAGTAAGGTTATATGTTATAAAGACAATAGAAAAGCTTTTTTCCATTTAGGGTATTTCAAAAACAGCCTCCTTGACCACTTGACATATTAAAGTGAGGTAATTATATTAACTCTTTGGTTCCCTTAGGGGGCGAATGGGTTCGACGGGGACTGTAGGACAGGGTTGCAGGCAGGGTGGCAACCTAAACAGCCATCCAAAACACTTCCCGAAAGGGAACTCGCTCTCGCTGCTTAATTAACGGCAGCGGCTCTCCCATGGCTTAGCCCCTGGGCTGTGGGAAGGGCTTAGAGACAGGGGTGTAGGCTATGGCTGGTGCAGGGACAGCCTTAGCCGAAGTTTAGCCCTGCTCGCCCTATGGGGTTTGCCAGTGGACACCCATAGGGTCAGAAGAAAACACTGGCTAAGCCTGTAGAGGCTCTGGGTGCCGAAGGTCCTCGGACGCGGGTTCGATTCCCGCCGCCTCCACCAAAAGTTAAATTATAAAACCATGCTAACTTTTCAAAGGCCAAAGCTTGTGCTTAGCCGATGTTTTTTTGACCACGTTAGGTATGATGGTGGCATCATAATAGACCCTTTTGTAGAAAAGCTAAAAAGCTACGTGGATGTTATAACCGTATGTCCAGAGATGGATATAGGCCTTGGAACACCAAGGCAGAGGATAATAGTTTTAAAAGAAGCAAAGGGCAGAAAACTTTTCCAGCCAGAAACGGGCAAGGACCTTACGGCTACCATGGAAGATTTTGCCAATAAATTCCTTTTAAACTTAGAAGAAGTTGATGGCTTCCTTCTAAAGAGTAAATCACCTTCCTGTGGTGTTGGGACTACAAAGCTTTATGAAGGGGATAAGGTAATAGGAAGAACTTATGGTATGTTTGCGCAAAAAGTTAAAGAAAATTTACCATATATACCTTTAGAAGACGAAGGAAGACTGAATGATAGAAGAATAAGAGAACATTTTTTAACAAGAGTTTATGCCTTTGCAGACCTTAGACGTTTAAAACATAGCTTTTCATCAAAAGCTCTCGTAGAATTTCATAGTTCCTATAAGTATCTCCTCATGACATACAATCAAAGTGCGTTGAAAAAACTGGGACAAATAGTATCAAGAGTTGGCAAAGAACCAGAAAAAGCGTTGAAGGCTTACGAAGAAGTCTTTCGTAGTGCTTTTAGTAAGATGCCTTCACCTTCAAAGCATGCCAATACCCTTTTACATATATTAGGACATATTAGCAGAAGATTAAATTCTATGGAAAAGAAGCACATAATACATCTCATTCAAAAAGTAAAGCATGGGCGCATAAGCTGCAGGCTTGTGGTAGAGATAATAAGGAACATAGCTTATAGATATGAGGAAAAATATCTTCTAAAACAGAGAT
Proteins encoded in this region:
- a CDS encoding DUF523 and DUF1722 domain-containing protein — protein: MLTFQRPKLVLSRCFFDHVRYDGGIIIDPFVEKLKSYVDVITVCPEMDIGLGTPRQRIIVLKEAKGRKLFQPETGKDLTATMEDFANKFLLNLEEVDGFLLKSKSPSCGVGTTKLYEGDKVIGRTYGMFAQKVKENLPYIPLEDEGRLNDRRIREHFLTRVYAFADLRRLKHSFSSKALVEFHSSYKYLLMTYNQSALKKLGQIVSRVGKEPEKALKAYEEVFRSAFSKMPSPSKHANTLLHILGHISRRLNSMEKKHIIHLIQKVKHGRISCRLVVEIIRNIAYRYEEKYLLKQRYFDPFPEELLED